Below is a genomic region from Takifugu rubripes unplaced genomic scaffold, fTakRub1.2, whole genome shotgun sequence.
TTAGGAGAAAAGACTTAACTTATTTTGAGAAGTGTATAACGAGCTATAGAACGTAGCATAAATACGATCACTTCAGTATACATTTAATGGCTCGTCAGTCTGACATGCACTACTTGTACAAACCACCAGGTGGCGTGTCGACACGTTCCTCAAACCAACATCAGGTCCGCACGTGCAGCCGTGCGTGGAAAGATGTGCGCTGTTGTGAGCGGGGTTGTTGGCGTTTTGGTCGCTGGACCCCCCCTGCTCCGTCATTGGCTGTGACGTTTGAGTGACAGGCGCTCGGTCCAATAGCGTTACCCCACTGTGCCCGGAGGGGCGTGCTTCCAGTTCCATCCTAACCCAAGTTGTTTTGACACATGCAGGCATCCTCGTGATGTGACCTGTGTGCGAAGTTGTTCAAAAGTGACTGAAAAGACGACCAGACGGTTTTCAGACACGGTGTCGGGCTCATCTCTCCGTTTCGTAGCTCGTCCATCATGTCCGCAAACAAAACCCTGGGGGACAGGAGCGACATCCCTGATCTCCTTAAGTCTTTGGCAGACTATCCTTTCTCCTTCCCGGATTTTGAAGACGCTggtaagtttaaaaaaacaaaaagctcaaATGAAACCTGTGGTAAAAGTACTTTTTGAACAGTTTTCTCATATTGTTTAGAAAGAGTGTGATATTATCTAAACAATGAAGGTTTATACAAACTGTTTGCTAATGAACTAATCGATGAAATAAGGCTTAGACTATTATGATTAAAACAATGCAGAAGACTATAACTTAAGTTAATCATTTGTAAAGCAAAAGAAGCcagtattatttatttaagatatagtgtgtttttaaaagacaaCTTGTAAAAGCTGCAAACCACTCAACAGTCTTCTTATAGTGCGATAGAATCCCAGACACAAGTTCTGTGATCAGTGCACAGATGATTGTACCTTGAATTTTTCCTTGGCCTCTTTGGTACTGACTCATCTAGTTATCTACTTTTTGTCAGCAGCCTGCTTAACCTACAGTCAAAACACAGCAGCGTGCAAACTGATGCAACAGGACTGAAATGTTCCCTGCTCAGGGTTTAATCTCTCAAGCTTCTATGTAGACTGTGTATCTCTTGTTTAATCTTAGTTATTCTATATCGTTCATGAAAGCAAAGTCAAACATGTCTGCACTTcctttttgaagatgttttccCCCATACCAAAATGAGGAGGTGGGTTAAAACTCGAAACAACTAGTTGGGTTGAGATCTTGTTAGACTTGCTTTCAGGTCAAGTGCTTAAAAGTGCCTTTGTTGTTTCTTCctagttttttgtttgttttttaagatatatatatatagttgtGGTTAACGACATTAAAAGagcaataaacacacataaCAGCAGTAACTGATACATGAAACACATCCAGGCTTGTGGGCCGCAGGGATGTTCCTCTTTAATACGCTCCTGTCCAAACAGGACCTTCAAATGAGGTCAAACTACCACCACAATAATAGTGTAGCTGGGTCATCAACTGTATTTCTGATTTAAACAgttaaataaatcaatgaacTGTTATTTAAATGTGACTTTGACTGTCCTGCATTGTTGCAGTTCACACACTTAGTCAGTTCAGTGGTGATATGTCAAAGCTGGCTGAGAAGACACATCACCTGGCTGCACAACCAAGAAAGGTTTTAATGATCTGAGAGCTTTATCCTGACTAAATAGActaaaaaacccttttttcttGAAAATCGTACCCTTTAATCAGCATAGCAGTGGTTCAGGTGCAGAACGCTGATTATCTGTTTTCTAGTTGCACCCGGCAGTAATAATATGTGACACTGGCCCATGTTTGCTGCTTTTAGTTTAGTTGAGGTGAGGACTGATCGATTTACTGGTTCTCTACactgtttatttacagtcagTGCACGTTTTGGACTCCACACAACGGGAAAACAACACCttcccactgctgctgcagcaccaaaACTGCCAGGCGCTTTCtctcgggtgtgtgtgtgtgtgtgtgtgggggggggtaattagTTGATGCAAATTTATTTGGGGGGGGATTAGTGGTGAACGTGTGGCGTATTTTGATTCGAACATTATGTTCCTGCGCACAGGAACTCGGCAGGAGTCGCACGCACCCTTGCGTGCAGCGGTACGGCGCGTGCACGGTAACGTGAGCGTCTGTCTTTTGTCGTACTACTGCCTGCGTACAAtatcaaaacacattttctgtacAAATAACTGGCAAAACGTGTCCCTAAATACGTGTTTGGGAGTCCACAATGATAATCGACACAATCACATTATACGGCGACGGACGCGACTGTTGGGAAGTCTAAATAAAATAGTTAgttaacaataacaataatagtttACATTTTTAAGACGCCGTTGTTATCCTGAGTTGGAATGTTATTGATTTTAGTCTCGCGCAGCACTGTTCAAGAGTGGGCGTGCCGTGTGGTGGCTGGAGCTCGCCTTGACTCCCACGTGCTGTTTGTTCGAAACCACGCCCATCGACAGATTGTACTTTCACGTGAGTGGTGTGCGAGATCAGGCACGTGTATGTTCACGAGTATGTAGTCAAGGGAAGGACAGGAACGCGAAAGTCATTGTTCGAGCATCTTCCGCTGGATTTTTACAACATATTTGCCACGATAATGATTAATCATGGCTTTTATGTCAACCCACGACCATGTTTTAAAATGGACAAGAGTAGTATTTAATATTTCGACCTGATCTGAATTTCTTTCCTTTGTCTAGCAGTTACAGTCATACGATAAGTTTGTCTTTAGTTGTTTGATACGAAGGATTGattgtatgtttttgttttatattttgttttaaaccGTGTCCTGGACTCTGCGAGCACAGAGCACCGTCATAAACATTCGTTGGGTGACACCGTCAACCAATCAGGTGCTTCCATCCCCGGGTGGGCGGGGCGTGCGGTTCATGAATATCCAATAAGCGTGCTGGCTGCGCTAAGAGAGCGAGGGGACATGGATCCTGTTTCCAAGCGCGTTAATACCGACACAAAACACCTCTGCATCGCTTAAACAAGTCTCGAAGACTATTTGCTTCTACCTTATTTTTTCTCGGTGGAGGGTTTTTTTGCGGAAGGAAGATCGTTACGCTGCTCTTCGCCTGTGTTAAAATGTCTGTTAAAGCCGCGGTGACAGGAGCACTTCAGCCCAACGAAAACGCTGCTGCCCCTGCCTCGGAAAAGTCCTTTGTTTTGAAGAAAATAATGGACATTCCGCCTCCCAACATTCTGGAGGAGGGTGACGACGGTAAGACCAGAACGCTTTGTGGGTAGTTACGCCTAATGGATTAGTTGCGATTTTTGTCGCTTTGTTTGAAAATGCGCACGAGAACAAACACGCATCGATCGTGTTTAATGGGAACATTTGGCCTTTGGAATAATGACGCCAGGTTAGGACGGACTTGTCACATGTCGTGCAGAGCGCGCTTCATCCGAGGGTCGAAGGAAACCGAAAAGAACAATAAGTTCCagtcccactgctgctgtccATGCAGAGCAGGCAGAGTAGGAAGAAAGACCCATTCGTAGATTTTCCCTGATTCATCCGAATTTAGTTGTTATGCATGAAAAGCTCATGCAGCTTGTGGTTTACCGCAGATCTTCGAGTGTTCGTTCGCTTCCTCTGTTGGTCCCGGAGCCTCATTCTGCAGACAGAACATGAATATAATCTCTCACTTGCATTTCTACTCCTTTCGTCTGACAGATAGACCACAGCCCTTTCTGTccaccctgtctctctccatcccgCCTGTGTTTGCGTGCACAAGTTTACATTTCAGTCGCAATGAGCTATCACTACATCAGTGCTAATATTTAAATACGCCCTGCTCGTCTCTTTTTCATGCAGAAATAGAGAAAGAGAAGTTGAGCTCGTCTGAAGATgtggaagggggcggggctgctgCACCCAGTACGGGTGGAGGCAGCGGTACTGGTGGAGTATCAGCCTCCTTAACCCCAGCAATTTGGGAGAAGACCATCCCCTATGATGGCGAGAACTTCCACTTGGAGTACATGGACCTGGATGAGTTCCTCCTGGAGAATGGCATCCCTGTtaccctggaggaggaggaacagctgcagaaatCTACAGCTGGCAAAGGAAAGTCCGTTCCCAAGGTTACTGCTTCAGCGGCCGCAAGTGCGATTACTACGACCGCCGCCGCCACTACTACGACCACTcccccttctgctgcagcctccgtctccgcctccgcCTCAACATCCTCTGAGTCCGCTGATTCTGCGGAGAGCTCCGATCCAGAGGGGTTGGTGATAGTTACGACTCTACAGCCGGCTAAACTGGAAGACGacgaagatgaggatgaggagggacaAGAGGAAGACTCATTGTTAGAGGTGTCAAAGGAAGAAGTGGAAGTCAAAGAGAAGCAAACGGGTAAGAAAGGCTCATTTGACGTGTTTTAAGACTTCATAATTCGCCCCTTTCCGTAGATCCCTAAACAGCCTGTAATAGTCACTTAAAAACAGATTTCTACAGAAGCAGGCGCCTGGAGAAGCCCAACCTTTCACCCACGTGCGTGCAGTCACCCTCAGTCACACTGATCAGCCGTCTCTCGGGCTTGGTCTGATGTGAAGCAGTGTGGTTGGATTAATTTGGCCTCTGTTCCATTCGTCAAATCGCAAGCGATAcaagtttttgctttttttctttcacctgtGTAGCAGGTAAAATGTCCTGAATGGCACTAATGGCAGATGAGCCTGGTGTTCTGCTCGTTCCCATATGTGAAAATATGTGGTTGAGCAAAACTGGATAAACTACACATTGAACAATCAAGTAAATACACAATTTAAACTGCCAACGAAGTGCTTGATGCGCTCTTTACCTGTGAATACTGAGCTCAATCAGCCCTGCTTCCTTCTGTTTTTGAGCAGTTATTTTTACTGTTCCACACCAGCCAAACGGTAGAATGTGGTTAAAATGCtgttgtgtatgtgtttttGACCCTTGATGTGTATATGAGAATGTGTTTTTGACAAGAAATTGTGGTAACGTtgcagtttttttctctttgaccCTTGGTAATAAACAAGTCgtgtcatttaaaaagagaaacttgTGAAACGCTGGGAAGAGTCGGTCCTGAGCTCAGGTTCCTGCCGCCCTTACAGGTCGTAACTCTGAAGAACGCAACACTCCGTCCCCCATTGATCCAGAAGCCATTGAGGTGGACATCAATTTCCAGCCAGATCCCACAGACCTTGTTTTGTCCAGTGTCCCTGGGGGGGAGCTGTTCAACCCACGCAAGCACAAGTTTTCTGAGGACGAGCTGAAACCGCAGCCAATGATCAAGAAGGCCAAGAAAGTCTTTGTCCCAGATGACCAGAAGGTAGCCTGTTGTTCTATCATCAATGTGATCAATTATCATTATCAATTGTCAAGCAAACTAAATGGTTCTTTCACCTTCTCACCCTGTTCTCCGTTTGCGTTCTCCCAGGATGACAAATACTGGTCCAGGAGAAAGAAGAACAACGTGGCGGCCAAACGTTCTCGCGACGCACGAAGGCTGAAGGAGAACCAGATCACAGTGCGCGCCTCCTTCCTGGAACGGGAAAACGCTGCGCTGCGGCAGCAGGTGGCCGAGCTGCGGAAGGACTGCGGCCGCTGCAAGAACATCTTGGCCCGGTATGAGGCGAAATACGGCCCACTGTAAGAGATCCTGAAAAAAGAAGTATCCAACAGCCTATTCATGAGACATCAGAGCAGAACTCCCTTCCCAGCAGAATTTAACACGGACACAAACACTAAGGGAACCTAAATTTGCACTGTTTGCTGACCTCCAGTCCATGTGTCAAGCTTTGAGTTTTGGATACACGCTGGTAGGCAGTGAGGCATGATGGGAGCGGTGGTCACAGGAAGGCCTGTGGAGAGCGCCTGGCTCCTACACTTGGACAGATGAGAGGTGACGGAGGGGGGGCACGATCGTCCCAGGAAAGCACCATCCACCTCTAGACAGTTTACAGGCTCAGAGCAGACAGGTGCAAAAGATTTGTCGGCttctaataaagaaaataaccaTTTTGATCACTGCACAGCACTTCTCAGTGGACCAAAGCACGAGTAAGTTGTcggcttcctttttttttttttttctcgccgTCCCTCACTTTTCCTCGTGTCGTGTACTTGCAATGGTGTCGTGTCTGTGCTTCCTTTTAATTCAGTCTCGCTTCGGCTCAGACGACGGTTGTTGATGCACTTGTGACCGGGGCAGATGATTGCGTGGATGCCGGTTCGGGGGGTGTTGCCTCTTCCACGTTGAAGAGAAAGGACGCAAAGGTCTCGGATCAAAGGGGGGAGAAACACACAAGAGCGTTATTTGTGTGAAAAAGTCAAAGTTCTTCCTTTTTTAACCCCACTTGCACGTctctgtgcacacaaacacttaATTGTTTATATATAGTCTCCTTGcaccagatgtgtgtgtgtgtgtgagacagtgtgtACTCCAGTTTTGcagttttttctttaaacaaataaGAGGAAAGCAAAGACTGTGGTGGTGGCAGCTGTTGACACTGTTTACCACAGTTCTAATGGGAGGACTTGGTAGCTCGTTAGGGGAAATAATATGCATGGTCCACGTTATAAAGCTACGCACTTCCCTTTTGTCTACTAACCTCAGATCAGCTTCCAGAGCCtcacttatttttcttttgcaagGATGTTTTGCTAACGGTGGTAGAGCAGGTTGCTTTTAATTAAGGACCCGTGTGTGATGATCTCCAGGGCCCTCGCGGACGGAGGGGTATGGTTCCAACGTAGGGATGTTTATTTTACTGCACACTGCAGGCAGAGGGTGCTAGAGCCTTCGTCTGCCATCGTGCAGTGACGGCTGGGTTATTATCAGTTTTTGTACTATCAGCAGGCCCAAAGTCGACTGCTTCGAAAACTTGTACATAAACGTCTCGCGGTCTTTATTCCCGGAGACTCTAACTGTGCTTTTAAACCCAATAGTATACTTATATTTGCCAAATAGTCAGTGCTGTATTTATCCTGACGATGATAACACATCTGTTGATTATGATGTATAACAATATGCCAGATGATTCTAATTCTTTCGAGGAACAATACTTCTAATGAAACCAATGCAGGGAATTCAAAGGgtaaactgtgtttttttttttgacattttgtgttgacagatttgtttaatttttttctctATATGTGTGCAGTATGTGTTTGAACACAGGGGACAGGGCACACTCATACTTTACCTCATCAAACTCCTCCTGTTTCTAATGGGTCGCTGTTGAGCAGGGCTACAAAAACAATGGTTGAAATCGAGAGAGCACACGAGCAGCTTGgttctctttcctttttcttggcAAAACCTTGAATCCCTTTGCCAAAGCAACCGAGTTTGTATCTGAATTAGTAAAACACACCATTGAAGACTGTTATGGGACTATATCTCAAGTGTCTTTGGCTGACGCAGACTTTTGCGATCAGTCGGCTTGTGCTCATCATCGCCGTGctcttgaaaaagaaaataaatgtggcAATAATAATCTATTATGTAATGCTtggtttattgttttgttttcagtgacaGTCGTTGTAAAATAATCCTACGATGTGCTAAATAGAAATGCCCCAAAGTCATTTGTGCTTCCATTTCAGATCCTCTGTATTCTGGGATCCCAGTGCATGAAACCCAGtaacctgtttgtttttttgcataTTCTACACCAAGTGTACTTAACGTCTGTGATCCATCAATGAAAACGCGTATTGAGCTGGGCGGCTCGGTGGTGCATTGAAAAACATTGTCAGAGGAAGCGATGAAACGCTGCTGCTCTGACGTGGACGCCGCCTGCGCATTAGCGCCACCTATCTTTGTGCAGCAGTTACTTAATTGTGGGCTAGTCAGCTGCAACGAGCATGGTTGGATCACTGTGGATTGTTTGGCATTGAAGATCGATCTATATCTAGATGCACTGGCTTATGGGGgaggttgtgtttttaaagtctTCTTTTGGAATTTCTTGATTGTTTTGCAATGAACTTTGCATGGATCAGACATGAATCACCTTTATACACAAATGCAGTCGATTCAATGTAAAATCTTTGATTTATTTCAACTAAATTGAAGAGTGAAGGTACaggcctttattttaaaaagaaaatagtgtAATTATTTGCAGTACTGCACACAAAATGTAGCAATCTCTTTTTATGCACATTGACATTCAGTTTGAAATTGTTGTAGAAATTTAAAAATCttaacagcagctacagatgtGTTTCACTAATAGACACACTTGGGAACCACTGCTGTAGAAATGGCAGCTTTTTATCTTTGGGATGGTcttattattaaaaacaaacaaaactgaaaGCAGATTTGAGGTATCCATGTGTCGCAGGAGTACATTGTTGGATGCTCGTCATAGAAACGAATACATTCAGTGTCTACGTCATGAAAAAACTGCAGCCTGCAGGTGGCACACGTGAACGTTGTTTCTGTGCCTGAAGATGGTGCAAATTACTATCGGAGGGTCTAAACTGCTGTCAGGAAATGTTGGCGCTTGACATGAGCGTAGCTATGACAAGTTCGGAagggtatttaaaaaaaaatctatagaaaatatttttgtaaatgtcTTCTTGTGGTGatttgctttcatttctttttgtatAAACATGTATTTCCAGTGTCCTGACCATGTATAGGATACATGCAAATGACGTAATATGTCCTAACTGTATCTTGTATCATGCATATGAAATAAATTTAAACTTAATCACATGTCGTTTGACCTTGACTCACTGACATGCAGCAGCATCGCCAGGGGACGTCGAATCAGATTTGAAAAACGTTCACAAATGAACATGTCCTTCTCAAATAAATGCACGTGCACATCCAACATGTGCCTTATTGATGGCCGTCCCATTGTTGCCTCTCACT
It encodes:
- the LOC101073097 gene encoding thyrotroph embryonic factor-like isoform X1 — translated: MSVKAAVTGALQPNENAAAPASEKSFVLKKIMDIPPPNILEEGDDEIEKEKLSSSEDVEGGGAAAPSTGGGSGTGGVSASLTPAIWEKTIPYDGENFHLEYMDLDEFLLENGIPVTLEEEEQLQKSTAGKGKSVPKVTASAAASAITTTAAATTTTTPPSAAASVSASASTSSESADSAESSDPEGLVIVTTLQPAKLEDDEDEDEEGQEEDSLLEVSKEEVEVKEKQTGRNSEERNTPSPIDPEAIEVDINFQPDPTDLVLSSVPGGELFNPRKHKFSEDELKPQPMIKKAKKVFVPDDQKDDKYWSRRKKNNVAAKRSRDARRLKENQITVRASFLERENAALRQQVAELRKDCGRCKNILARYEAKYGPL
- the LOC101073097 gene encoding thyrotroph embryonic factor-like isoform X2 is translated as MSANKTLGDRSDIPDLLKSLADYPFSFPDFEDAEIEKEKLSSSEDVEGGGAAAPSTGGGSGTGGVSASLTPAIWEKTIPYDGENFHLEYMDLDEFLLENGIPVTLEEEEQLQKSTAGKGKSVPKVTASAAASAITTTAAATTTTTPPSAAASVSASASTSSESADSAESSDPEGLVIVTTLQPAKLEDDEDEDEEGQEEDSLLEVSKEEVEVKEKQTGRNSEERNTPSPIDPEAIEVDINFQPDPTDLVLSSVPGGELFNPRKHKFSEDELKPQPMIKKAKKVFVPDDQKDDKYWSRRKKNNVAAKRSRDARRLKENQITVRASFLERENAALRQQVAELRKDCGRCKNILARYEAKYGPL